The genome window TAGTAGTGTTGTACTAGTAACTAGTGTGTTATCTGATGACTTGCAGATGTCATGACGACCTCCCAGACACTATTAGTGTTATACTAGTAATCTAGTAGTGTTGTACTAGTAACTAGTGTGTTATCTGATGACTTGCAGATGTCATGATTACCTCCCAGACCCTATTAGTGTTATACTAGTCATCTAGTAGTGTTGTACTAGTAACTAGTGTGTTATCTGATGACTTGCAGATGTCATGACGACCTCCCAGACACTATTAGTGTTATACTAGTAATCTAGTAGTGTTGTACTAGTAACTAGTGTGTTATCTGATGACTTGCAGATGTCATGACGACCTCCCAGACACTATTAGTGTTATACTAGTCATCTAGTAGTGTTGTACTAGTAACTAGTGTGTTATCTGATGACTTGCAGATGTCATGACGACCTCCCAGACACTATTAGTGTTATTCTAGTCATCTAGTAGTGTTGTACTAGTAACTAGTGTGTTATCTGATGACTTTCAGATGTCATGATTACCTCCCAGACCCTATTAGTGTTATACTAGTCATCTAGTAGTGTTGTACTAGTAACTAGTGTGTTATCTGATGACTTGCAGATGTCATGACGACCTCCCAGACACTATTAGTGTTATACTAGTAATCTAGTAGTGTTGTACTAGTAACTAGTGTGTTATCTGATGACTTGCAGATGTCATGACGACCTCCCAGACACTATTAGTGTTATACTAGTCATCTAGTAGTGTTGTACTAGTAACTAGTGTGTTATCTGATGACTTGCAGATGTCATGACGACCTCCCAGACACTATTAGTGTTATTCTAGTCATCTAGTAGTGTTGTACTAGTAACTAGTGTGTTATCTGATGACTTTCAGATGTCCTGATTACCTCCCAGACCTTATTAGTGTTATACTAGTCATCTAGTAGTGTTGTACTAGTAACTAGTGTGTTATCTGATGACTTGCAGATGTCATGACGACCTCCCAGACACTATTAGTGTTATACTAGTAATCTAGTAGTGTTGTACTAGTAACTAGTGTGTTATCTGATGACTTGCAGATGTCATGACGACCTCCCAGACACTATTAGTGTTATACTAGTCATCTAGTAGTGTTGTACTAGTAACTAGTGTGTTATCTGATGACTTGCAGATGTCATGACGACCTCCCACACCCTAGTAGTGTTATTCTAGTCATCTAGTAGTGTTGTACTAGTAACTAGTGTGTTATCGGATGACTTGCAGATGTCATAATGACCTCCCAGACACTATTAGTGTTATACTAGTCATCTAGTAGTGTAGTACTAGTAACTAGTGTGTTATCTGATGACTTGCAGATGTCCTGATTACCTCCCAGACCTTATTAGTGTTATACTAGTCATCTAGTAGTGTTGTACTAGTAACTAGTGTGTTATCTGATGACTTGCAGATGTCATGATGACCTCCCAGACACTATTAGTGTTATACTAGTCATCTAGTAGTGTTGTACTAGTAACTAGTGTGTTATCTGATGACTTGCAGATGTCATGACGACCTCCCAGACACTATTAGTGTTATACTAGTAATCTAGTAGTGTTGTACTAGTAACTAGTGTGTTATCTGATGACTTGCAGATGTCATGACGACCTCCCAGACACTATTAGTGTTATACTAGTCATCTAGTAGTGTTGTACTAGTAACTAGTGTGTTATCTGATGACTTGCAGATGTCATGACGACCTCCCAGACACTATTAGTGTTATTCTAGTCATCTAGTAGTGTTGTACTAGTAACTAGTGTGTTATCTGATGACTTTCAGATGTCATGACGACCTCCCAGACACTATTAGTGTTATACTAGTAATCTAGTAGTGTTGTACTAGTAACTAGTGTGTTATCTGATGACTTGCAGATGTCATGATGACCTCCCAGACACTATTAGTGTTATACTAGTCATCTAGTAGTGTTGTACTAGTAACTAGTGTGTTATCTGATGACTTGCAGATGTCATGACGACCTCCCAGACACTATTAGTGTTATACTAGTAATCTAGTAGTGTTGTACTAGTAACTAGTGTGTTATCTGATGACTTGCAGATGTCATGATTACCTCCCAGACCCTATTAGTGTTATACTAGTCATCTAGTAGTGTTGTACTAGTAACTAGTGTGTTATCTGATGACTTGCAGATGTCATGACGACCTCCCAGACACTATTAGTGTTATACTAGTAATCTAGTAGTGTTGTACTAGTAACTAGTGTGTTATCTGATGACTTGCAGATGTCATGACGACCTCCCAGACACTATTAGTGTTATACTAGTCATCTAGTAGTGTTGTACTAGTAACTAGTGTGTTATCTGATGACTTGCAGATGTCATGACGACCTCCCAGACACTATTAGTGTTATTCTAGTCATCTAGTAGTGTTGTACTAGTAACTAGTGTGTTATCTGATGACTTTCAGATGTCATGATTACCTCCCAGACCCTATTAGTGTTATACTAGTCATCTAGTAGTGTTGTACTAGTAACTAGTGTGTTATCTGATGACTTGCAGATGTCATGACGACCTCCCAGACACTATTAGTGTTATACTAGTAATCTAGTAGTGTTGTACTAGTAACTAGTGTGTTATCTGATGACTTGCAGATGTCATGACGACCTCCCAGACACTATTAGTGTTATACTAGTCATCTAGTAGTGTTGTACTAGTAACTAGTGTGTTATCTGATGACTTGCAGATGTCATGACGACCTCCCAGACACTATTAGTGTTATTCTAGTCATCTAGTAGTGTTGTACTAGTAACTAGTGTGTTATCTGATGACTTTCAGATGTCATGACGACCTCCCAGACACTATTAGTGTTATACTAGTAATCTAGTAGTGTTGTACTAGTAACTAGTGTGTTATCTGATGACTTGCAGATGTCATGATGACCTCCCAGACACTATTAGTGTTATACTAGTCATCTAGTAGTGTTGTACTAGTAACTAGTGTGTTATCTGATGACTTGCAGATGTCATGACGACCTCCCAGACACTATTAGTGTTATACTAGTAATCTAGTAGTGTTGTACTAGTAACTAGTGTGTTATCTGATGACTTGCAGATGTCATGATTACCTCCCAGACCCTATTAGTGTTATACTAGTCATCTAGTAGTGTTGTACTAGTAACTAGTGTGTTATCTGATGACTTGCAGATGTCATGACGACCTCCCAGACACTATTAGTGTTATACTAGTCATCTAGTAGTGTTGTACTAGTAACTAGTGTGTTATCTGATGACTTGCAGATGTCATGATGACCTCCCAGACCCTATTAGTGTTATACTAGTCATCTAGTAGTGTTGTACTAGTAACTAGTGTGTTATCTGATGACTTGCAGATGTCATGATGACCTCCCAGACCCTATTAGTGTTATACTAGTCATCTAGTAGTGTTGTACTAGTAACTAGTGTGTTATCTGATGACTTGCAGATGTCATGATGACCTCCCAGACCCTATTAGTGTTGTACTAGTAATCTAGTAGTGTTGTACTAGTAACTAGTGTGTTATCTGATGACTTGCAGATGTCCTGACGACCTCCCAGACACTATTAGTGTTATACTAGTCATCTAGTAGTGTTGTACTAGTAACTAGTGTGTTATCTGATGACTTGCAGATGTCATGATGACCTCCCAGACCCTATTAGTGTTATACTAGTAATCTAGTAGTGTTGTACTAGTAACTAGTGTGTTATCTGATGACTTGCAGATGTCATGATGACCTCCCAGACCCTATTAGTGTTGTACTAGTAATCTAGTAGTGTTGTACTAGTAACTAGTGTGTTATCTGATGACTTGCAGATGTCATGATGACCTCCCAGACACTATTAGTGTTATACTAGTCATCTAGTAGTGTTGTACTAGTAACTAGTGTGTTATCTGATGACTTGCAGATGTCATGACGACCTCCCAGACACTATTAGTGTTATACTAGTAATCTAGTAGTGTTGTACTAGTAACTAGTGTGTTATCTGATGACTTGCAGATGTCATGACGACCTCCCAGACACTATTAGTGTTATACTAGTCATCTAGTAGTGTTGTACTAGTAACTAGTGTGTTATCTGATGACTTGCAGATGTCATGACGACCTCCCAGACACTATTAGTGTTATTCTAGTCATCTAGTAGTGTTGTACTAGTAACTAGTGTGTTATCTGATGACTTGCAGATGTCATGACGACCTCCCAGACACTATTAGTGTTATACTAGTCATCTAGTAGTGTTGTACTAGTAACTAGTGTTTTATCTGATGACTTGCAGATGTCATGATGACCTCCCAGACCCTATTAGTGTTATTCTAGTCATCTAGTAGTGTTGTACTAGTAACTAGTGTGTTATCTGATGACTTGCAGATGTCATGACGACCTCCCAGACACTATTAGTGTTATACTAGTAATCTAGTAGTGTTGTACTAGTAACTAGTGTGTTATCTGATGACTTGCAGATGTCCTGACGACCTCCCAGACACTATTAGTGTTATACTAGTCATCTAGTAGTGTTGTACTAGTAACTAGTGTGTTATCTGATGACTTGCAGATGTCCTGACGACCTCCCCGACCAGAGTAGTGTTGTACTAGTCATCTAGTAATGTTTTACTAGTAACTAGTAGTGTAGTACTAGTCATCAACTAGCCTGTAGCTAACGTTCACATCAACATGTGTGGTGTGATGACTTTCAGATGTCCTGATGACCTCCCTGACCCTAGTAGTGTTGTACTAGTAACTAGTAGTGTAGTACTAGTCATCAACTAGCCTGTAGCTAACCTTCACATCAACATGTGTGGTCTGATGACTTTCAGATGTCCCGATGACCTCCCTGACCCTAGTAGTGTTGTACTAGTCATCTAGTAATGTTGTACTAGTAACTAGTAGTGTAGTACTAGTCATCTAGTAATGTTGTACTAGTAACTAGTAGTGTAGTACTAGTCATCTAGTAATGTTGTACTAGTAACTAGTAGTGTAGTAATAGTCATCTACTAGCCTGTAGCTAACGTTCACATCAACATGTGTGGTCTGATGACTTTCAGATGTCCTGATGACCTCCCTGACCCTAGTAGTGTTGTACTAGTAACTAGTAGTGTAGTACTAGTCATCAACTAGCCTGTAGCTAACCTTCACATCAACATGTGTGGTCTGATGACTTTCAGATGTCCCGATGACCTCCCTGACCCTAGTAGTGTTGTACTAGTCATCTAGTAATGTTGTACTAGTAACTAGTAGTGTAGTACTAGTCATCTAGTAATGTTGTACTAGTAACTAGTAGTGTAGCACTAGTCATCTAGTAATGTTGTACTAGTAGTGTAGTAATAGTCATCTACTAGCCTGTAGCTAACGTTCACATCAACATGTGTGGTCTGATGGCTTTCAGATGTCCTGATTACCTCCCTGACCCTACTAGTGTTGTACTAGTAACTAGTAGTGTAGTACTAGTCATCTACTAGCCTGTAGCTAACGTTCACATCAACATGTGTGGTCTGATGACTTTCAGATGTCCTGATGACCTCCCTGACCCTAGTAGTGTTGTACTAGTCATCTAGTAATGTTGTACTAGTAACTAGTAGTGTAGTACTAGTCATCTACTAGCCTGTAGCTAACGTTCACATCAACATGTGTGATCCGATGACTTTCAGATGTCCTGATGACCTCCCCGACCTCTGACCGGCTCTCACCTATGTgagtcccccccgccccccttcccTTGATCTTGGCCAAGCAGGAAGTGATGTTTGACGTTGCGTCTCCAGGGCTCCGCCTCCAGACGCTGTCAGTGGGAGCGAGCGAGGATGCGTGACGCCCACACAAAGCGGTGAGATGACACGTCATGTGACACTCCATGTGACCCCTTGACCTCACATGACCTGTGTGTGCTGCAGAAAGTAACGCCAGCTACGAGAACTCCCACGCAGGTGAGCTGGTCAGCGTGGTGGTCAGGCAGGACGCGCCCTAACGCTGCCTTCTTTCCGCAGGACTGGACTACCCAGAATGCTTTGCTGAGGACTACGTGTAGGTACTTCCTGCTCCTCGGgcacctcctcttcctcttcctcttcctcttcctcttcctctcccCACAGCCTGGTCTTGCCCGATGTCTCCACCAATCAGAGCGCAGCCTCCACGCCCAGCTCAGGTCGCCTCTTTCGCCGCCATTTGCTTTGTGTCGGATGTCCTTACCAGGCCAGTGTCGCTCACAGGTGTGCGCCACGAATACGTCAACGTCCCCGCGGATGAGTGGAGGGAACCTTCTGGAAGCTCGCCGGTCCGAGCCATGGAGCGTCTCTTCTTGTCGGACGACAGGGAGTATCTGGACGTCACGCCACAGAGCGCTGACTCAACAGGAAGTGCATCAGGTCCGCCTGCCGCAATGTAGCACTGGGACTTCCTGTCATCTAGTACTGGTATACTAGTAGTGTTGTACTAGTCATCTAGTAATGTTGTACTAGTACCCTAGTAGTGTTGTACTAGTACCCTAGTAGTGTTATACTAGTCATCTATTAATGTTGTACTAGTACCCTAGTAGTGTTATACTAGTACCCTAGTAGTGTCATACTAGTACCGTAGTAATGTTATACTAGTCATCTAGTATTGTTATACTAGTAACTAGTAGTACATTACTAGTAACTGGTAGTGTAGTACTAGTACCTTAGTAGTGTTATACTAGTAATCTAGTAATATCAGACTAGCATATAGTAGTGCTATACTGGTAACTAGTAGTGTAGTACTAGTAACCCAGTAGTGTTGTACTAGTCATCTAGTAATGTTGTACTAGTACCCTAGTAGTGTTATACTAGTCATCTAGTAATGTTGTACTAGTACCCTAGTAGTGTTATACTAGTACCCTAGTAGTGTCATACTAGTACCGTAGTAATGTTATACTAGTCATCTAGTATTGTTATACTAGTAACTAGTAGTACATTACTAGTAACTGGTAGTGTAGTACTagtcagccctttgagacacttgtgatttagggctatataaataaacattgattgattgattgatagtaccTTAGTAGTGTTATCTAGTAATATCAGACTAGCATATAGTAGTGCTATACTGGTAACTAGAAGTGTAGTACTAGTAACCCAGTAGTGTTGTACTAGTCGTCTAGTAATGTTGTACTAGTACCCTAGTAGTGTTATACTAGTCATCTAGTAATGTTGTACTAGTACCCTAGTAGTGTTATACTAGTACCCTAGTAGTGTCATACTAGTACCGTAGTAATGTTATACTAGTCATCTAGTATTGTTATACTAGTAACTAGTAGTACATTACTAGTAACTGGTAGTGTAGTACTAGTACCTTAGTAGTGTTATCTAGTAATATCAGACTAGCATATAGTAGTGCTATACTGGTAACTAGTAGTGTAGTACTAGTAACCCAGTAGTGTTGTACTAGTCATCTAGTAGTGTTGTACTAGTAACTAGTGTGTGATCTGACGACTTGCAGATGATCTCCCCGACCCTAGTAGTGTTATACTAGTAATCTAGTAATGTTGTACTAGTACCCTAGTAGTGTTATACTAGTACCGTAGTAATGTTATACTAGTCATCTAGTATTGTTATACTAGTAACTAGTAGTACATTACTAGTAACTGGCAGTGTAGTACTAGTACCTTAGTAGTGTTATACTAGTAATCTAGTAATATCAGACTAGCATATAGTAGTGCTATACTGGTAACTAGCAGTGTAGTACTAGTAACCCAGTAGTGTTGTACTAGTAACTAGTGTGTGATTTGACGATTTGCAGATGACCTCCCCGACCCTAGTAGTGTTATACTAGTCATCTAGTAATGTTGTACTAGTACCCTAGTAGTGTCATACTAGTACCATAGTAATGTTATACTAGTCATCTAGTATTGTTATACTAGTAACTAGTAGTACATTACTAGTAACTGGTAGTGTAGTACTAGTACCTTAGTAGTGTTATACTAGTAATATCAGACTAGCATATAGTAGTGCTATACTGGTAACTAGTAGTGTAGTACTAGTAACCCAGTAGTGTTGTACTAGTCATCTAGTAGTGTTGTACTAGTAACTAGTGTGTGATCTGACGACTTGCAGATGACCTCCCCGACCCTAGTAGGGTTATACTAGTCATCTGGGACAGTTGTATTAGTAACTTGTGTGTGATCTGATGACTTGCAGATGTCC of Nerophis lumbriciformis linkage group LG22, RoL_Nlum_v2.1, whole genome shotgun sequence contains these proteins:
- the LOC133615365 gene encoding uncharacterized protein, producing the protein MRRQEDVQVSHFLCEAMALSVLSMDVPLMLALAMMLCGVLMALACVDCWRNAPLVSIREDIATDEYILSTEFPPAPPHVLMTSPTSDRLSPMAPPPDAVSGSERGCVTPTQSESNASYENSHAGLDYPECFAEDYVLVLPDVSTNQSAASTPSSGVRHEYVNVPADEWREPSGSSPVRAMERLFLSDDREYLDVTPQSADSTGSASGETSTLSSQSEDDEANYVNQPGARM